A single Fusobacterium sp. FSA-380-WT-3A DNA region contains:
- a CDS encoding fucose isomerase, giving the protein MKNFKVIFVPIGVPTFHLESANDQFNKSVEMIKSITDCGIYPEAPLLSIDDLKAFIKGQNPDLVILQNTTFANSAYASEVVREYDCPIVLWTLREPVIDGGRLRLNSLTGAYSAGNLFHHTGREKFEYIFGAPTEEVTKLKMTACIKAAEIKKDLRNLNMASIGHTPQGFGFGRGLDAELLKNFGINLISIEARELINKAKAYKEEEYTDLLEEANKKMVGLCNTPKENVDKFVRVYKAYKDFVEQNNIKAIASRCWPDYFVEYGTPVCGALAMLNENLVAASCEADLMGALSMYIGMKLTGNHAFFGDPVSLDENKNTVTYWHCGTAACSLAREDKGAEVGVHPNRKIGPTMEFGCKAAEHVTIFRIGRKPNGEYRFFIAKGEALDEPKQFLGTSVVVKTENNSLEVIENSVKDGWEPHFAVVYGDVAKELEILANLLNMEVCKY; this is encoded by the coding sequence ATGAAAAATTTTAAAGTAATATTTGTACCTATTGGAGTTCCAACATTTCATTTAGAAAGTGCAAATGACCAATTTAATAAATCAGTAGAAATGATAAAATCAATAACAGATTGTGGAATATATCCAGAAGCTCCATTATTATCAATAGATGATTTAAAAGCTTTTATAAAAGGACAAAATCCTGATTTAGTTATTTTACAAAATACAACTTTTGCTAACTCTGCTTATGCAAGTGAAGTAGTGAGAGAATATGATTGTCCAATAGTTTTATGGACATTAAGAGAACCAGTAATTGATGGTGGAAGGTTAAGATTAAATTCACTAACAGGAGCTTATTCTGCTGGAAATTTATTTCATCATACTGGAAGAGAAAAATTTGAATATATTTTTGGAGCCCCAACAGAAGAGGTAACAAAATTAAAAATGACAGCATGTATAAAGGCTGCTGAGATAAAAAAAGATTTAAGAAATTTAAATATGGCAAGTATAGGACATACTCCTCAAGGATTTGGATTTGGTAGAGGATTAGATGCCGAATTATTAAAGAATTTTGGAATAAATTTAATTTCTATAGAAGCTAGAGAATTAATAAATAAAGCAAAAGCTTATAAAGAAGAAGAATATACAGATTTATTAGAAGAAGCTAACAAAAAAATGGTTGGATTATGTAATACTCCAAAAGAAAATGTAGATAAATTTGTAAGAGTTTATAAAGCATATAAAGATTTTGTGGAACAAAATAATATTAAAGCTATAGCTTCAAGATGTTGGCCAGACTATTTTGTTGAATATGGAACTCCAGTTTGTGGAGCTTTAGCAATGCTTAATGAAAACTTAGTAGCAGCTTCATGTGAAGCAGATTTAATGGGAGCATTATCAATGTATATTGGAATGAAACTTACAGGAAACCATGCATTTTTTGGAGACCCAGTATCATTAGATGAAAATAAAAATACAGTTACTTATTGGCATTGTGGAACAGCAGCATGTTCTTTAGCTAGAGAAGATAAAGGAGCTGAAGTAGGGGTACATCCTAATAGAAAAATAGGACCAACAATGGAATTTGGATGTAAAGCTGCTGAACATGTGACAATATTTAGAATAGGAAGAAAACCTAACGGAGAATATAGATTCTTTATAGCTAAAGGAGAGGCTTTAGATGAACCTAAACAATTTTTAGGAACATCAGTAGTTGTAAAAACAGAAAATAATTCTTTAGAAGTAATAGAAAATAGTGTAAAAGATGGTTGGGAACCTCATTTTGCAGTTGTTTATGGAGATGTAGCTAAAGAATTAGAAATATTAGCAAACTTATTAAATATGGAAGTTTGTAAATACTAA
- a CDS encoding NAD(P)-dependent oxidoreductase: MKIGFIGIGLMGKPMSTNILKKSGRPLMVFDLNKEKVAEMVGLGAEEASSIKEVGEKCDVVVSMVPKSEHVISVYEELLPVAKEGQIFIDMSTIDPEVSRELSKKIAEKKASMIDAPVVKSVPAAETGTLGIYVGGCKETYEKVKDILACMGNNIIYLGENGAGLVMKLCHNTLVSQIQNGVNEMITLAQKSGISVEEFMTAVSYGGAQNFYLDTKGKVIAEGNFKTAFSVENMNKDVNLTSALVKKLGLILPGVEVAKNVYAQAMELGYGKEDFSATYKVVSKK; encoded by the coding sequence ATGAAAATAGGTTTTATAGGAATAGGACTTATGGGAAAACCAATGAGTACTAATATATTAAAAAAATCAGGAAGACCTTTAATGGTATTTGATTTAAATAAAGAAAAAGTAGCTGAAATGGTTGGTTTAGGTGCCGAAGAAGCTTCTTCAATAAAAGAAGTAGGAGAAAAATGTGACGTTGTAGTCTCAATGGTTCCAAAAAGTGAACATGTAATATCAGTATATGAAGAATTACTTCCAGTAGCAAAAGAAGGACAAATTTTTATAGATATGAGTACTATTGATCCTGAAGTTTCAAGAGAATTATCTAAAAAAATAGCAGAAAAGAAAGCCTCAATGATAGATGCACCAGTGGTTAAATCAGTTCCTGCTGCTGAAACTGGAACATTAGGAATTTATGTTGGTGGATGTAAAGAAACATATGAAAAAGTAAAAGATATATTAGCTTGTATGGGAAATAATATCATCTATTTAGGAGAAAATGGGGCAGGATTAGTAATGAAACTATGCCATAATACATTAGTTTCTCAAATTCAAAATGGTGTTAACGAAATGATAACATTAGCTCAAAAATCAGGAATATCTGTAGAAGAATTTATGACAGCAGTATCTTATGGAGGAGCTCAAAACTTTTATTTAGATACAAAAGGAAAAGTAATAGCTGAAGGAAACTTTAAAACAGCTTTTTCCGTAGAAAATATGAATAAGGATGTTAATTTAACATCAGCTTTAGTTAAAAAATTAGGATTAATATTACCTGGTGTAGAAGTAGCTAAAAATGTATATGCACAAGCTATGGAATTAGGATATGGAAAAGAAGATTTCTCAGCAACTTATAAAGTTGTAAGCAAAAAATAA
- a CDS encoding transaldolase family protein, whose protein sequence is MKYFLDSAKLNEIEYAYENYGIDGVTTNPRHIMLSGKPFLTVIADLAAWVKEKGIEGYEKFPISVEINPHLTKWEEMVEEGKKIAAYSSNFVIKIPCTENGLIAARKLEREGVRTNVTLVFSPSQAIPVGKLDAKFVSPFVGWKENSGDDALNYISDICEIYRKHNFNTEIIVAAVRNGKQIAEAAKMGAHIVTCGLDVYKASFEHPFTTYGLGVFTKAWDDTTK, encoded by the coding sequence ATGAAATATTTTTTAGACAGTGCAAAATTAAATGAAATTGAGTATGCTTATGAAAATTATGGAATCGATGGAGTTACAACAAATCCAAGACACATTATGTTAAGTGGAAAACCATTTTTAACAGTAATAGCTGATTTAGCAGCTTGGGTAAAAGAAAAAGGAATAGAAGGTTATGAAAAATTTCCTATATCTGTTGAAATAAATCCTCATTTAACTAAATGGGAAGAGATGGTAGAAGAAGGAAAGAAAATTGCTGCATATTCTTCTAACTTTGTTATTAAGATTCCTTGTACAGAAAATGGTTTAATAGCAGCAAGAAAATTAGAAAGAGAAGGAGTAAGAACTAATGTAACATTAGTATTTTCACCTTCACAAGCTATACCTGTAGGAAAATTAGATGCTAAATTTGTTTCTCCATTTGTAGGATGGAAAGAAAACTCAGGAGATGATGCTCTAAATTATATCTCTGATATTTGTGAAATCTATAGAAAACACAATTTTAATACAGAAATAATTGTTGCAGCAGTAAGAAATGGAAAACAAATAGCAGAAGCAGCTAAAATGGGGGCACATATAGTAACTTGTGGATTAGATGTTTATAAAGCAAGCTTTGAACATCCATTTACAACATATGGATTAGGAGTATTTACAAAAGCTTGGGATGATACAACTAAATAA